Genomic window (Aquimarina sp. BL5):
AAGTAATTTGAATATGTAAAATACTTAAATTATCACAACTAATTCAAAAACTTATCAAACAACATCTTTTTTAGAAACTATGAATTCATCAATTTTGAATTAATAGTTTAACTAGTAATAAAATAGATTTCTAAAATCTTGTTAAATATTATACCTATGTAGACAAGTATCAAATTTGTTATCATTTATTTCGCGATATTTTGTAAAAATAATTATACTTTTAACTACATTTAGAAAAAATAATCATACATCACATGAAAGAGAAATCAGGAAAAATCCAAGATATAATAGATAAGAAATTTTTAGAAGAGCGTAGTGTTTTTTTATGGGGTCAAGTTGACGACAAATCAGCTAAGCACGTAATTGATAGGTTGATGTATCTGGATACGATTAACAATGAAGAAATAAAACTATACATTAATAGTCCTGGCGGTTATGTAACATCTGGATTTGCTATGTATGATACTATTAAAGCTCTAAAAAGTCCTGTCTCTACTATCTGCACAGGTTTAGCTGCATCTATGGGATCTATTCTGTTAAGTGTTGGCGAAAAAGGACGTAGATTTATCCAACCTCACGCTAAAGTAATGATACACCAACCTAGTGGTGGAGCTAGAGGTCAAGCTTCTAATATAGAAATTCAAGCTACAGAAATTTTGAAAACTAAAGAATTAAGTGCTCAAATTCTAGCAGACAATTGTGGGCAAGAAATTGAGAAGGTATTAAAAGATTTCAATCGTGATTACTGGATGGATGCTCAAGAATCCATAGAATATGGTATTGTTGATGGAGTTCTCTCCTAATCACAAAATATTTTATTACTAAACCTTCTTTTTTTAAGATTAAAAACACACCGCAGGACATCAATAATAGGATGTATTACTGCGGTGTCTCATTTTATTTTCTTAAATTACAGATACGTTTATAAGCTTTAGGGATCACTCTTTCTGATTCAAAAAGATAAATTTGTTACTAATGCAAAGAAAAAAATTTATTCAAGTAAGTGCTATGGGACTGGTAGGATTATCTTCTATATCATTTACCGATTTTCAGTCGCAATATACAAAAGGTGATCTTATGGGAAAAGGAAATCCTAAACTTGTAGGCGAAGGACATAAACTACGAAAAAAAGCACATCAAGCTTTTTTAAAAATGAAAAGTGCAGCCTTAGCGCAAGGTATTAAACTTAAAGTAGTTTCTAGCTATAGGGACTATGAGCATCAAAATCGTATTTGGGAACGCAAATATGAAAGATATACTGCGAGTGGATTATCCCCGATAAAAGCGATCCACAAAATAATTGAGTACTCTACCATTCCTGGTACTTCTCGTCATCATTGGGGTACAGATATGGATATTGTAGATGGGAGTGTTAAACAACCTAAAAATGTGCTTTTAGAAAAACACTTTCATAATGAAGGACCTTTTACCAGATTTAAGACATGGATGGATCACAACGCCAATGATTTTGGCTTCTATCTTGTTTATACCAATAAAAAAGGTAGGAAAGGATTTAAATATGAGCCTTGGCATTACTCCTACGCCCCGTCATCAGTACCTATGCTTAAAGAATTTAAAAAACTCGATATTAAATCTGAATTGCAAAAGACGGTATTAATGGGCAGCTCTAATTTTACTTCAGAATTTATACAACAATATATGGATCAAAACGTATTAGACATTAATCCTAAATTATTGTAATATATACTAAAATCAGTTTCTCTAAGTTATAATATGAAAGTCCAATATCTTATGAAAAGCATTTTAAGATTTTTATATATAACACTGATTATAATAACAATAGCCTCCTGTTCTTCTGAAGATGATGCAGGAATTACAGATGTAGAAACAAGTGAACTCACTAATGAAACCAATATTTCTGATGCCATATTAACACTTGTCAATCAACATCGCGAAGGTTTAGGCTTATCCGTCTTATCCAAAAACGGAACAGCAGAACAATTAGCTATTGATCACACCAAATATATGATTTCCGTAAACGAGATCAATCATGATAATTTTAATCAAAGAGGAAATGCTCTAAGCGATCAAGAGAATGCAACAGGAACGGCAGAAAATGTAGCGAGATTTTATACGGATGCACAAAGTGTTGTAAATGGATGGCTTAATAGTCCTGGACATAAGGAAAATATAGAAGGTAATTATATGTATACTGGTATTTCTGCAATAAAAGATCAAGATGGCAGGTACTATTATACCCAACTTTTTTATCGTTAACCATGCATCAACTATGCTAGTTAGCACTATTCGTGTTCCATAGTCCGAACACAACACCTCTAGTAGTTGCTTACCAAAAATGTTATTTGCATTTATTGGTAAGCAACTTTTATATTTAGTAACTTTAGGTATCCAAAAAAACATTTACATTAATTAAAATATAACTCCATGAGACGTGGTGGATTAAAAATAAGAATATTAATAGGGCTTGCTATTGTGGCTTTTGCTTTCTTTAAGAAGTGCAACAACAAAACTCTTAATGAGTATACAAATAGAATCCAAAATATAAACATGACCGCCGATCAGGAGATAGCAATAGGGCTTCAGAGTGAACCGGAGATAACCAGACAACATGGTGGTCTTTATCCAGATCAAAAACTTCAAAATTATGTAGATAATGTTGGAAACAAGCTTATCGCTAATACGATGGCGAGACAGTCACCTTACCAATATGAATTTCATCTTTTGGCAGACCCTAACACCATTAATGCATTTGCACTACCAGGAGGTCAAATATTTATAACCTTTGCACTTTATTCCCAATTACAGAATGAGGATCAATTAGCGGGAGTTTTGGGTCATGAAATTGGGCATGTATTAGGCAGGCATTCTGCAGAACGAATTGCGGAACATGAATTTTGGAAAACTATTTCTACAGGAGCTTCTGTTGGTGCAGATGCTGGAGGACTCGTAAGTGGAATAGGACAAAATGTACTTTTAGGTAATGGTAGAGATGATGAATTAGAGAGTGACAAATTAGGCGTTTTGTTTATGATCAATTCTGGTTATAATCCACAGGAAATGATTGGTGTTATGCAAATTCTAAAAAATGCAGCTGGTCCTAACCGTACTCCAGAATTTCAAAGTACGCATCCAGATCCTGATAATCGTATCGAAAAAATTCAGGAAGCTATAGAAGAATATAGTGGACAATAAAAAACTTCGCTTAGAATGTTTCTAAGCGAAGTTTTATTGATGTTCAATTTTTTAAAATGCTAGGACAATTCTTTGAGAATAGCTATTGCATCTTTAGCATTTGATAACTTAGCAAATTTCATTGCCGTATACCCCTTGCTATCTCTAGTCTTAACCTTTGCTCCTTTTGCTACCAATAATTTAATGATATCCGCTCTATTATATCGTGCAGCGTACATTAATGGTGTTTTCCCGTCTGATTGCTTGTTTACGTCGCTTCCCAGCTCTATCATCTTTTTTACAGTTTCTAGATCTCCTTTTACGATTGCCATGCAAAAAGCGCTTAATTTATAAGTTGTTAGTTCGTAATTATGACTATCTGTAGTCATTGGTTCTTCTGAAGCAAAGCTTACAGATGTGATGAATAAGATCATCAATGCGGTTACAATTGTTTTTTTCATGATGTTTTGAATTTATTAAATTATGTTTAATACGTTTGATTAATTACATGACTTCGTAAACGCATATTTTGTTACACTTAAAAATATAAATAACAGAATTTTAACCTGTTCATAACAAAATATTCTGATAATGTTTTAAAAAAATTAACAAACCAAAATCCTGCAATACTTTTTGTAAATAAAATGAGTACCAAAATTAAATTTTACCTCCTTCTTTCTAGTTAACAAAGAATTAAGTTATCATCATTAAAATGTAGTTAATTATAAGAATTACTTATTTTAAACCCTGACAATTAAAGCCCATTAATAGTTCTTCAAAAAAATATACAAATAAGCAATGATACTTCATTAAAATTAGCAAGAGACAATTCTTGTTTTTTTGGGCGCTTCTAATCTATATTGTAATTTAGCTTCTTGTTATGCTTTTCAATAGTCACTAACTCGAGATGATTGAGAAACATCAAATCACATAAAAAAAATGAACAAAAAAGTAATCTTAATGATTCTGGATGGATGGGGAACATCTCCAGATCCTAAAGTTTCTGCTATAGATCATGCTGAAACACCATTTATTGACAGTTTATACACAAAATATCCAAACGCAGCTTTAAGAACTGATGGTCTTCATGTAGGTCTTCCTGATGGGCAAATGGGAAATAGTGAAGTAGGTCACATGAATCTGGGAGCAGGGAGAATAGTATATCAGGATTTAGCGAAAATTAACCTAGCTATCAAAAATGATACATTGAAAAATGAACAAATACTAACCGATGCACTTAGTTATGCAAAGGAAAATAATAAGAATGTTCATCTATTAGGATTAGTAAGTGATGGTGGAGTACATTCTCATATTAATCATATAAAAGGATTATTAGACGTAGCGAATTCTAAGGGATTAGAAAATGTATTTTTACACGCTTTTACCGATGGTCGAGATGTAGATCCAAAATCAGGAATACATCATATAGCAGCCATTCAAAAACATATGGCTGAATCTACAGGTAAATTAGCCTCTATAGTAGGAAGATATTATGCGATGGATCGTGATAAACGATGGGAACGTGTGCAACTAGCGTATGATCTTATCGTTAACGGAAATGGAGAACCCAGTACTAATGCCATTGAGAGTATCCAAAAAAACTATGATAATAACATCACCGATGAATTCATAAAACCAATAGTTATAGAAGAAAATGGATCTCCTGTAGCTACAATTAAGGATAATGATGTAGTTATATTCTTTAATTTTAGAACGGATCGAGGTCGAGAGCTTACAGAAATGTTATCTCAATCGGATATGCATGAATACAACACTCATAAATTACCACTGTATTATGTAACAATGACTAATTATGATGAGAATTTTGATGGAATCCATGTAATCTATGATAAAGATAACATTACTGAAACCTTAGGAGAAGTATTATCTAAAGCTGGCAAAAAACAAATTCGTATTGCAGAAACCGAAAAATATCCACACGTTACCTTTTTCTTTTCTGGTGGACAAGAAGAACCTTTTGAAGGTGAGTCCAGAATTCTTAGAAATTCTCCAAAAGTAGCCACCTACGATCTTAAACCAGAGATGAGTGCCTATGAATTAAAAGATGCTCTTATACCCGAATTACAAAAAGGAGAAACTGATTTTGTATGCTTAAACTTTGCCAATGGTGATATGGTAGGTCATACTGGAGTTATGGAAGCAGCTATCAAAGCTTGTGAAGCAGTAGATGAATGTGTTAAGGATGTAGTAACGACGGGATTAGAAAACGGATATAGCACAATATTAATTGCAGATCATGGGAATTGCGAGACAATGATTAATCCTGATGGATCTCCCAATACAGCTCATACAACGAACCCTGTTCCGATGATCTTCATTGACAATGATCAAATACAAATTAAAGATGGAGTACTTGGGGATATTGCACCTACAATTCTAGAACTTATTGGAGTAGATCAACCTACTGCAATGACTCAAAAGTCGTTAATTAAGTAAATTATTAAGTATCTGAAGTTATATGGCAGTCACACATCTAGTGTGGCTGCTTTTTTTATATCAAAATTTCATTTTAGTATATTTAACATTTTATTATAATAATATATTAATAATACACGCAGCGGAATCCTACATTCTCAGTTATAATTTATGAGAGTAAGCACTAACCCTTATTCATGAATAAAGAAGAACAAGACAGACTGGTTAAAGCCTGTAAAAAGAATAACCGGGATGCCATGGAAAAAATGTATAACGTCTATATGCCCAGGATGCTTTCGGTAAGTTTTCGCTATTGCAAAAATCAATCTGATGCAGAGGATATAGTGCAGGATGCCTTCATCAAAGTTTTTAAAAATATTAAAAAGTATAAACATAATGGAACATTAGGAAGTTGGATAGAAAGAATCGTTGTGAATAGTGCAATTGATCACTGGCATAAAATGAAAAAGACTGTTTTAATAGATAATTCAGAATTCATAGAAGAAAGTGATGTTCAGGAATTAGATGAAATTGAAAAAGATCAATTTTCAAAACAACTTTCTGCAGAAAAGTTAAGAACATTGATAAGTGATTTGCCTGAACAATATAGATACGTATTAAATTTATATGCTATTGAAGGCTATTCGCATAAAGAAATAGGAAAAATATTGAAGATTAAAGAGAGTACTTCTAGATCAAATTATACAAGAGCAAGGAAAAAACTTTTAGAAAACATGAGAGCTATCGGAATTGAAAAACACTAATTGCTATCTCTAAACGAGAACCAAATGAAAGAGGATAAAGACCTTTTAAAAGAGCTTTTGAACACAAAACTTAAAGATGATGTCATGGAATCGTCCAGACATAGCTTTGATAATATTTTTGATGCTGTACAAGAAAAATCAGATAATAAAAGTTCTTTTTTATGGTATACGATTGGTGTGATTGTCCTAATGCTTATTGGTGTCTTTACTTTGTATTATATCAAGAATAATCAAACCTCAAAAACGAACATAGAAGAAACAAGCAAAGAAATCCCTACTCAAAAAGAAAATCTCAACCTTGTAACAAATACTACCGATACAATATCCCACGAAAAAGAAGATACTAATATCCTTATAACAGAAAATGCTACAACAGAGGATATAAATGAATCAAAAAAAGATATAATTGATAAACCGATAGATGTAACTACGTTAGAACCAGAAGATGAAATTATTGAAAAAGGAGTCATTACGGTTACCTATACAGCTTCGGATAAATACGCCTCTACCGAACACACCAAATACAATAAGCTTCCAGACTCCAGTACTATTGTAGTTAGAAAAAACAGTAAAGTAAATTTTACTGCTACGAAACAAGGGTTTCGAAGAGCTGACATTACAGGAACAGTATTTTTAAATATTAAGAGTGATACATCTAAACCATTTATACTGTTCGGGAAATATTCTAAAACACAAATTACAGGTAATTCTTTTGCCATCCATTCTGATACTAAAGGAGATCTATTGACTCTTATTGACGGAACTGCTAAAGTGGTTCACAACAGCACCAAAGAAGTTAGGAATTTAACTCCTGGAGAAAGTCTTAGAATCGATCAAAATGGTATTTCTTCATTAAAAAGACCTTCAAATCGATTCGCCTGGAAAACAGGTATGTTAGATTATCAAGATACAAGTATTGACCAAATCATTAAAGATCTTGGAGAGAATTATGATGCTAAAATCCTACTAAAAAATGCAGATATTCTTAAATGTACGTACTCAGGATCTTTTGAAAAAGCTACGACTATAAAAGTATTAAACAGATTAGCCAAATCCCTAAAATTGAAGATATCAAAAAAGGATAGTATACACGTTATTACTGGAAAAGGTTGTAATAAATAATAATGACCTAAATTTCATTCTTCAAAAAACACATCAAATTGATTGAGATTCTAATCAGGATTTTGTTTCTAAATCCTGTGCATAAATATAAAACTCCTATTAATTGAGGCAATCGGATACCTGAATCAGAGTTAATATCAATAGAAGAGCTATAATTTTATATTAGAGTTTATAGAAAATACAATTTATATTTTTACTTCCCCCAGAAAAGAATAGGACCTATCTATTTAATCAAGAGCAATGAATAGATTCTTACATTTATAACCATTAACATTGAAGTGATTTAATCCTAATAAGAAAGGTTTTTCATACTTATACAAAGACTCTATCTTATACAAATAATAGTATAGAACCTCTTGAAGAAAATGATTTGAAATCTAAAAAAAATGCATAAAAAAAACCGTCTGTAAGTAGGTTTACAAACGGTTTTTACATTTAACTAAACTATTTATTATAAATCAAAAACAATAGATTCTCCATTATCACCTGTTAATATAACTTCTTTATCACAAGCTCCATCTCCAAAATCAATATTAAAGTTGATACCAAAACTGCTAGAAAAATCTAACGATCCTTGAACAGGATATTTTAAAAAATTATATCTATTAAAACAAGCTACTTTATAAACCAATGGCGCACCATCAACAGACTCTGATTTCATAAAAAATGCCTCAGTAATTCCCTCTACTGATGATGATTCTTGTAGTGTAATGACTTCTTCCGAAGTAAATCGGTTCTCAAATGCAAAGTTTCTATTAGCTGTATAACGATAAGAATTCCCATTAGGTTCAGTAATAACTCCATCTATAACAACATCAAACACCTTTATCGTTTCTGTACTTAAAGCTTCATTTTGTTCAGCTACTCTATAACCATCAAACATATGACCATCATTTCCTCTTACATTTTTGAATATGGTAGAATCTTTCCACTTCTGATTAAATACTCCTGCCACATAATATTCTAGTTTACCCGTCCAATCATCAAACTGACATTGTTCTTCCGTATAATTAAGAATCATCTTACTGTAATAGTCATATTCCTCAAAACCTGGCAATGGGTTTTCCTGGTTAGAAACTAACAACTCGACAGAAACACAACTTTCCTGAAAACTTTTTGATGAACTTTGAACATCTTCAAAAGCCTTCTCTGAAATTATATCAAAACTATCCATAGCACCATCTAGGCTATTAAATATCTCAAAGTTTTCCTTATCACTATTCTGAATAGATACATTGTCATCCATATCCTCTACGGTACAACTTGCTATTAATCCTAAAGTTACTGTACAAATCAAAAATTTTCTCATGGTTTACTTTTTTTAAATGAATATTATATTGGGTTTTCTATCTATTAAACTTGAAAAAATAAAAACGCTGCGTAATTTTTTTATTTTTTTTTAAAATCCATAACCATGTTTTTAAATTATCCTCAATATAACTGGGCTTAACAACTATAAAAAAAATTACGAGGGTGTCTGAAAAGTATTATAAATTCTGGATTGTCAGTCTGAGCTTGTCGAAGACATTTTGAAAATCAAGACATTAAAAACTTCGACAGGCTCAGTTTGACAGGAATACAATACTTTTCAGACGCCTCCTCTTTTTTACATGAATTTCATCATGAATTTTACTAAAAAGGGTTCTAAATTAGTAGATATGGAATTTTCAAAACACGGTTTCACTAATAATATTCTTTGTAAATTTGCCTTCCCATAATTAGGAGTACTATGATTATCGTTAAAACACGTGAAGAAATAGAATTAATGCGCGAAAGTGCACTCATTGTCTCTAAGACATTAGGTATGCTAGCTACCGAAGTAAAACCAGGAGTAACTACCTTACAACTAGATAAGTTAGCCGAAGAGTTTATAAGAGATCACGGTGCTATTCCGGGGTTTTTAGGGTTATATGATTTTCCTAATACTCTATGTATGAGTCCTAATGAACAGGTAGTACACGGTATTCCCAATAATACTCCATTAGAAGAAGGTGATATTATATCTATAGATTGTGGCGCGATCAAAAATGAATTCTATGGAGATCACGCATATACTTTTCCTGTGGGAGAAGTATCTCCAGAAGTTGAGCGATTATTAAAGATTACTAAAGAGTCTCTATATAAAGGCATTGCAGAATTAAAAGTTGGAAAACGCGTAGGTGATGTAGGATATGCGATCCAGAAATTTACAGAAGAAGCTGGATACGGAGTGGTTAGAGAACTTGTAGGACACGGTTTAGGTCGTAAAATGCACGAAGATCCAGAAATGCCCAATTATGGTCGCCGTGGAAGAGGCAAAAAATTTATTGAAGGAATGGTAGTCGCTATAGAACCTATGACTAATATGGGTACGCATCGTATCAAACAACTTAGAGATGGATGGACCATTCTTACTGCAGATGGTAAGCCAAGTGCTCATTTCGAACATGATGTTGCTATTATAGATGGAAAACCAGAAATTCTTTCTACGTTTAAATACATCTATCAGGCATTAGGTATTGAATCCGATGAAGAAGATGCTTTTAGACAAGAATTATTAGCCGTTTAAGTTTTTTCTTATAATGAAAAAACTCTTTAAACTTATACTAAATACCATCCCAAGACCACTGCTAATTCGTTTGAGTTATGTGGTAAGACCGTTAATTTCATTTTTCTTAAGAGGAAGTAAATATATAGATCCAATCGATGGAAAAGGTTTTTCGAAATTTTTACCATATGGCTATGGTACCCAAAGAGACAATGTACTTTCTCCCTCTACCCTTTCTTTAGAAAGACACCGATTACTTTGGTTATACCTCCAAAATGAAACTAGTTTTTTTACAGCGAAAGCTAAAGTTTTGCATTTTGCACCAGAACAAGCTTTTTATAAAAGGTTTAGAAACTTAAAAAAATTAGACTATACTACTACAGATCTTATCTCTCCATTAGCAGATGTGAAAGCTGACATTTGTAATCTTCCATTTCCAACCAATGAATATGACATCATATTTTGTAATCATGTTTTAGAGCACATTCCGGATGATACGAAAGCTATGCAAGAGCTCCTAAGAGTTCTTAAACCTGGCGGAATGGCAATCTTACAAATTCCTCAAGATCTCAGCAGAACAACTACTTTTGAAGATAATAGTATTACAGATCCAAAAGAACGTGCTAAAATTTTTGGTCAATACGATCATGTACGAGTATATGGAAGAGATTACTTCGATAAACTACGATCTATAGGTTTCCAAGTGAACGAAGTTGATTATACTAATGATCTTTCTAAAGAAGAAGTGACTAAATATTGCCTTGCTCCGGGAGAAATACTTCCGGTATGTTATAAGCCATAAATCCAACTTCTTATAATCTATTAATTGTCAAGAAACTTCTTTACTTATAACCTCAGGCTTTGATATAAACATCAATTCTGAGAACAATGAATCGTTTTCGATCATTTCTAGTAATTGCTTTTTACTCTCGAACTTCTTTTTCCTAACATATCCCTCAGAATGACCAGTTATCAAACCTATTTCCCTCATACTTTTTCCTTCTAAAAACAAGCTTAATATTTGTTTACATTTACAATTCAGATTTACAAAGTGCTTTCTAAACAATTTTTCCCTTTCGCTTTGTTCTATCTCATTTATAATATCCGTACTATCCTCCAACTTTAAATCATCAACATTATTACCACATGATATCTTACTCTTTTTTCTTAATCTGGTTCTCCATATATTTTTACAAACCCCATAAAAATAGGTGTGTATTGAACAATTTATAACCAGAGAATCGGATTTTAGTTTTTGATATAATATAATAAGTGCATCCTGAAATATATCTTCAGAATCTCTTTCAGTACCTGAATTCTTAATTATAAAACTATTAATTACAGTAAAATTCCTTTCATAAAACTCCTTTAATACCTTTTCATTCCCTTTTACAATTCCGTTAAAAATTTTGATCTCATCATTGTACCCCATATTGATGATTTGAGTGTTAGTTAGTTGTTTGCCCTACATAATATCTGTAGCAAATTTTATTCCATTGTTACATGAGAAATTATAACATTTTAAAAACATCATAATTCAATAAAACCCCTGATATCAAGTATTCGATAATGAAGTTAATTATGAATTAAAAAACTTAAAAGTATAAATTAGGGAACCCCTACTTTTAATGAGTAAAAATGATTTTACAAAAAGACAATAAACCAATTCGATACATGCATATAAGATATTCAATGGAAAATAGATTTTAAAGTTCCGAAGCAAGCTTCGAGGTATTAAAACTAAGATACCGCTGAAAAAGCGGAATTATTTCAGTTATCTATTTTTGAATGTGTTGCTAAGCAACTTTCATTTCACAAATAAAATAGATTTTCACATCAATATGAGTATTGGGTTATTAGTTTCCTTCTACATGCATACTAGATTTTCTGAACCATATTTTTTATTCAACCTGTAATATTACATTTCAATATGAATTAGCGACGATTCAGGGATAAAGTTATTTTATGTTCTTCTCAATAGTAGGAAATTGAGCTCATCAAACAATCAATTCATCATTTAAAAACCGAACAAATATGACTCCGACTGATGTTTTTTCTTTTGCCAATATGATCGCTATGCCTATGTGGATCTTAATGGTTTTGCTTCCAAAATGGAAAGTAACTCGATTTCTAATTGATTTTAAAATAGTCCCCTTACTATTATCCATAGTATACGCTATTTATATTTTTCTAGCTATGCAAATAGGCGGAGGAATGGATTTTGGCAGTTTAAGTTCGGTTATGGAATTATTTACCGAAGAAAATGCTGTACTCGCTGGCTGGGTACATTATCTAGCTTTTGACCTCCTTGTTGGAATGTGGATACTAGATCAAAATAAAAAATTAGGAATTCATCAATTATTAATCGCTCCTTGCCTTTTTGCCACATTTATGCTAGGGCCAATAGGTTTTCTACTTTTTATAATCATCAGAACAATTAAACTAAAAAAATAATGAAGTATCTAAGTGAAGTATTTCGTATCGTAAAAAAGGAAAGCCCTATTCTTTATTGGGCGGTACTAATCAATTTTATTACTGCGATTGTATGTATAACAGGACTTTTTATAGACGACAGAACCATAGCAGGAATTAATGTTTGGGTCAAACCTTTAAAATTTTCAATCTCTATAGCTATTTATACTTTGACCGTAGGGTATTTGACCACTTTATATCCGTACTCCAAAAGAAAGAAGAACATTATAAACAATATCGTTTCCTGTACATTATTATTAGAATTAGCAATTATTTTTTACCAAGCTTCTAGAGGTGTCCCTTCTCATTATAACGAGTCTACTCCCTTTGATGCTATACTATTTTTAGGAATGGGATTTTTCATTGGAATCAATGTATTGATCATGCTATTATTTATTTTTGATACAATACGATTGAAATTAGACACTACAAAATCTATTCAATATGCTATCTTAATGGGTTGGTTAATTTTATTTTTTGGTAGCTGGGTTGGTGGTCAGATGATAACCCAAATGACACACAATATTGGCTCTATTGATGAAGGAACTGGTCTCCCACTGGTAAATTGGAGTACAATAAGTGGAGATTTGAGGGTAGCTCATTTTTTCGGATTGCATGGGATACAAATAATT
Coding sequences:
- a CDS encoding ClpP family protease — encoded protein: MKEKSGKIQDIIDKKFLEERSVFLWGQVDDKSAKHVIDRLMYLDTINNEEIKLYINSPGGYVTSGFAMYDTIKALKSPVSTICTGLAASMGSILLSVGEKGRRFIQPHAKVMIHQPSGGARGQASNIEIQATEILKTKELSAQILADNCGQEIEKVLKDFNRDYWMDAQESIEYGIVDGVLS
- a CDS encoding M15 family metallopeptidase — its product is MQRKKFIQVSAMGLVGLSSISFTDFQSQYTKGDLMGKGNPKLVGEGHKLRKKAHQAFLKMKSAALAQGIKLKVVSSYRDYEHQNRIWERKYERYTASGLSPIKAIHKIIEYSTIPGTSRHHWGTDMDIVDGSVKQPKNVLLEKHFHNEGPFTRFKTWMDHNANDFGFYLVYTNKKGRKGFKYEPWHYSYAPSSVPMLKEFKKLDIKSELQKTVLMGSSNFTSEFIQQYMDQNVLDINPKLL
- a CDS encoding CAP domain-containing protein, whose product is MKSILRFLYITLIIITIASCSSEDDAGITDVETSELTNETNISDAILTLVNQHREGLGLSVLSKNGTAEQLAIDHTKYMISVNEINHDNFNQRGNALSDQENATGTAENVARFYTDAQSVVNGWLNSPGHKENIEGNYMYTGISAIKDQDGRYYYTQLFYR
- a CDS encoding M48 family metalloprotease, which codes for MRRGGLKIRILIGLAIVAFAFFKKCNNKTLNEYTNRIQNINMTADQEIAIGLQSEPEITRQHGGLYPDQKLQNYVDNVGNKLIANTMARQSPYQYEFHLLADPNTINAFALPGGQIFITFALYSQLQNEDQLAGVLGHEIGHVLGRHSAERIAEHEFWKTISTGASVGADAGGLVSGIGQNVLLGNGRDDELESDKLGVLFMINSGYNPQEMIGVMQILKNAAGPNRTPEFQSTHPDPDNRIEKIQEAIEEYSGQ
- a CDS encoding ankyrin repeat domain-containing protein — encoded protein: MKKTIVTALMILFITSVSFASEEPMTTDSHNYELTTYKLSAFCMAIVKGDLETVKKMIELGSDVNKQSDGKTPLMYAARYNRADIIKLLVAKGAKVKTRDSKGYTAMKFAKLSNAKDAIAILKELS
- the gpmI gene encoding 2,3-bisphosphoglycerate-independent phosphoglycerate mutase, yielding MNKKVILMILDGWGTSPDPKVSAIDHAETPFIDSLYTKYPNAALRTDGLHVGLPDGQMGNSEVGHMNLGAGRIVYQDLAKINLAIKNDTLKNEQILTDALSYAKENNKNVHLLGLVSDGGVHSHINHIKGLLDVANSKGLENVFLHAFTDGRDVDPKSGIHHIAAIQKHMAESTGKLASIVGRYYAMDRDKRWERVQLAYDLIVNGNGEPSTNAIESIQKNYDNNITDEFIKPIVIEENGSPVATIKDNDVVIFFNFRTDRGRELTEMLSQSDMHEYNTHKLPLYYVTMTNYDENFDGIHVIYDKDNITETLGEVLSKAGKKQIRIAETEKYPHVTFFFSGGQEEPFEGESRILRNSPKVATYDLKPEMSAYELKDALIPELQKGETDFVCLNFANGDMVGHTGVMEAAIKACEAVDECVKDVVTTGLENGYSTILIADHGNCETMINPDGSPNTAHTTNPVPMIFIDNDQIQIKDGVLGDIAPTILELIGVDQPTAMTQKSLIK
- a CDS encoding RNA polymerase sigma factor; this encodes MNKEEQDRLVKACKKNNRDAMEKMYNVYMPRMLSVSFRYCKNQSDAEDIVQDAFIKVFKNIKKYKHNGTLGSWIERIVVNSAIDHWHKMKKTVLIDNSEFIEESDVQELDEIEKDQFSKQLSAEKLRTLISDLPEQYRYVLNLYAIEGYSHKEIGKILKIKESTSRSNYTRARKKLLENMRAIGIEKH
- a CDS encoding FecR domain-containing protein, with the translated sequence MKEDKDLLKELLNTKLKDDVMESSRHSFDNIFDAVQEKSDNKSSFLWYTIGVIVLMLIGVFTLYYIKNNQTSKTNIEETSKEIPTQKENLNLVTNTTDTISHEKEDTNILITENATTEDINESKKDIIDKPIDVTTLEPEDEIIEKGVITVTYTASDKYASTEHTKYNKLPDSSTIVVRKNSKVNFTATKQGFRRADITGTVFLNIKSDTSKPFILFGKYSKTQITGNSFAIHSDTKGDLLTLIDGTAKVVHNSTKEVRNLTPGESLRIDQNGISSLKRPSNRFAWKTGMLDYQDTSIDQIIKDLGENYDAKILLKNADILKCTYSGSFEKATTIKVLNRLAKSLKLKISKKDSIHVITGKGCNK
- the map gene encoding type I methionyl aminopeptidase, with the protein product MIIVKTREEIELMRESALIVSKTLGMLATEVKPGVTTLQLDKLAEEFIRDHGAIPGFLGLYDFPNTLCMSPNEQVVHGIPNNTPLEEGDIISIDCGAIKNEFYGDHAYTFPVGEVSPEVERLLKITKESLYKGIAELKVGKRVGDVGYAIQKFTEEAGYGVVRELVGHGLGRKMHEDPEMPNYGRRGRGKKFIEGMVVAIEPMTNMGTHRIKQLRDGWTILTADGKPSAHFEHDVAIIDGKPEILSTFKYIYQALGIESDEEDAFRQELLAV